Proteins encoded in a region of the Zea mays cultivar B73 chromosome 2, Zm-B73-REFERENCE-NAM-5.0, whole genome shotgun sequence genome:
- the LOC100284743 gene encoding Septum-promoting GTP-binding protein 1, translating to MVKYVGDDGEEQNGLQMTGLNLMDKTMPVRGARIAYSIWDVAGDHQSVDHVPIACKDAVAILYMFDLTSRCTLNNIVDWYGRARKWNKTAIPILIGTKFDDFAQLPLEMQWAIVNQARAYARAMKATLFFSSATHNINVNKIFKFITAKLFNLPWTVERNLTIGEPIIDF from the exons ATG GTTAAGTATGTGGGAGATGACGGGGAGGAGCAGAACGGCTTGCAGATGACGGGCCTGAATCTCATGGACAAGACGATGCCCGTCAGGGGAGCAAGGATTGCCTACAGCATCTGGGATGTGGCAG GAGACCACCAGTCCGTCGACCACGTCCCAATCGCGTGCAAGGACGCCGTGGCGATCCTGTACATGTTCGATCTCACGAGCCGCTGCACGCTTAATAA CATTGTAGATTGGTACGGGAGGGCGAGGAAATGGAATAAG ACGGCTATTCCAATCCTAATCGGGACAAAGTTTGATGACTTTGCTCAGCTTCCTCTTGAGATGCAATGGGCCATCGTTAACCAG GCCAGAGCATACGCAAGAGCGATGAAGGCGACCCTCTTCTTCTCGAGCGCGACGCACAACATCAACGTGAACAAGATCTTCAAGTTCATCACGGCCAAGCTCTTCAACCTCCCGTGGACGGTGGAGCGCAACCTCACCATCGGCGAGCCCATCATAGACTTCTGA
- the LOC100280597 gene encoding 60S ribosomal protein L44: protein MVNVPKTKKTYCKNKECKKHTLHKVTQYKKGKDSLSAQGKRRYDRKQSGYGGQTKPVFHKKAKTTKKIVLKLQCQSCKHYSQHAIKRCKHFEIGGDKKGKGTSLF, encoded by the exons ATG GTGAACGTTCCTAAGACCAAGAAGACGTACTGCAAGAACAAAGAGTGCAAGAAGCACACACTCCACAAGGTGACTCAGTATAAGAAGGGCAAGGATAGCCTGTCTGCCCAGGGAAAGCGCCGTTATGACCGCAAGCAGTCAGGATATGGTGGTCAGACCAAGCCTGTCTTCCACAAGAAG GCCAAGACCACCAAGAAGATTGTTCTGAAGCTGCAGTGCCAGAGCTGCAAGCACTACTCACAGCACGCCATCAAG AGATGCAAGCATTTTGAGATTGGTGGAGACAAGAAGGGCAAGGGCACATCTCTTTTCTAA
- the LOC100280597 gene encoding 60S ribosomal protein L44 isoform X1 → MRVFRLVNVPKTKKTYCKNKECKKHTLHKVTQYKKGKDSLSAQGKRRYDRKQSGYGGQTKPVFHKKAKTTKKIVLKLQCQSCKHYSQHAIKRCKHFEIGGDKKGKGTSLF, encoded by the exons ATGAGGGTTTTCAGATTG GTGAACGTTCCTAAGACCAAGAAGACGTACTGCAAGAACAAAGAGTGCAAGAAGCACACACTCCACAAGGTGACTCAGTATAAGAAGGGCAAGGATAGCCTGTCTGCCCAGGGAAAGCGCCGTTATGACCGCAAGCAGTCAGGATATGGTGGTCAGACCAAGCCTGTCTTCCACAAGAAG GCCAAGACCACCAAGAAGATTGTTCTGAAGCTGCAGTGCCAGAGCTGCAAGCACTACTCACAGCACGCCATCAAG AGATGCAAGCATTTTGAGATTGGTGGAGACAAGAAGGGCAAGGGCACATCTCTTTTCTAA